In Streptomyces pluripotens, the genomic window CCCGAGCGGGGGATGTTCTCCGACCCCTTGCAGTCGATCCTCAGGTCCCAGACCTTGAACATCGTCTTGGCGAGACCGATGACGGGACGGTAGACCAGCTCTGCCATGGGTGGGGTGGGCCCTTTCTGCTCTGCTCGGGAAAGGGGCTCCCGGCGGGTAACTTACGCAGCCGTAGGTTTACGGTGCCTCGCAGATGGTGCCCCAAGAACGGTCGGGTGACCAGTCCTAGTGCCCCGTGGCGGGGAGATCCTCGTCACGTCGGCGCGCATCCCACCTTGGATCTTTATGATCCCTTTACGTGATCCGTGTCCCTGTGGTGGATGCTAGTGCCGAGGATTGGATGGGCGAACGGGAGGGTGCTGGTGCGAGGGCGCGGCGACGGCGAGCGGCTGGGTGCGGCTGAACTCGGCGGCGAACTCGGTGAGCGGGCCACTCTGGTCCAGTTCTCCAGCGCCTTCTGTGCACCCTGCCGGGCCACCCGCCGGGTCCTCGGTGAGGTCGCTGCCATGGTTGCCGGGGTGAACTGTGTCGACGTCGATGCAGAGGCTCGCCTGGATCTGGTGCGTGAACTCGGAATCCGCAAGACGCCCACCGTCCTGGTCCTGGACGCCGACGGGCGGGTGGTGCGGCGCGCCGCCGGCCTGCCCCGCAAGGCGGATGTCATCGCGGCGCTCGGGGAGGCGGTGTGAGGGGGCTTCGGCGTGCCGTGAGAGATCTTTCAGTTCACGGACCGCACTTGACCGCGCCCGCCCTCCCTCGTCAGCCTGACCGTATGCCGATCGAACTCCTTCTCCACGGACGGGTCCACGTCGACCTGGGCCGCACTGCGAGCGCGTGCTGTCCGGGCTGCTGAGCATCGACGCCCCCGCCCCTGATCCCCGGCAGAAGGACAACTCCATGACGGCCACGCCCGAACTCGGCGCCCCGCAGCTCGCCTCTCCCGACCTGCTGCGCTCCACCTTCCGCCGGCATGCTGCGGGAGTCGCGGTGATCACCGCGCGCGGCGCCTCCGGTCCGGTCGGCTTCACCGCCACCTCCCTCACCTCTGTGTCGGCCGACCCGCCGCTGGTCTCCTTCGGTATCGGCACGGGCGCCTCCAGCTGGCCCGCGGTGGCGGCGTCCGACCACGTCGGTGTCCACATACTCGGCGAGCACCAGAGCGAGCTTGCGGCGACCTTCGCCCGCAGCGGTGCCGACCGCTTCGGTGCCCCCACGGCATGGTGGGAGGGTCCAGAAGGCGTACCCGTGTTGGATGACGTGCTCGCCTGGCTGGTGTGCCGGATCGTCGGGCGTGTGCCCGCCGGTGACCATCGGATTGTGCTCGCCGAGGTCGTCCTGGGCGACCCCTCGGGGGTGGGGCGCCCCCTCCTCTACCACCAGGGTCGCTTCAGCGGCCTGCGGGATTGATCACGCCCGTCGCTCCTGCGGAGCCGTCGAGTTCCGGTTACGCTGCGTTGCAAAGGTCACAGTTCAAAGCGCTTGCTTAGCGCGCCTGAACTGGGTGTACTGACGAGTAATATTCCGTTCGCGGCGTGCGGACGCCCCGAACGGGATCGGCCGCTGCAGGCGCCTATGCTGCCTGCAAGAGGCAGCCCGGAAAAGACGATGCAGTAGGAGAGCCGGCGTGAGCTTGAGGATCGTTGTCACTGTGAAGTACGTGCCCGACGCCACTGGCGACCGGCACTTCGCCGATGACCTGACCGTCGACCGTGACGACGTGGACGGTCTGCTCTCCGAGCTGGACGAGTACGCGGTCGAACAGGCGCTGCAGATCGCCGAAGGTCGGCGGGACGAGGGGGGCGACGCCGAGGTCACCGTGGTGACCATCGGTCCGGAGGACGCGAAGGACGCGCTCCGCAAGGCGCTGTCCATGGGTGCCGACAAGGCCATCCACGTCGAGGACGACGACCTGCACGGCACCGACGTCATCGGCACCTCGCTGGTGTTGGCCAAGGCCATCGAGAAGGCTGGCTTCGACCTGGTCGTCTCCGGCATGGCCTCCACCGACGGCACCATGGGCGTCGTTCCCGCACTCGTCGCCGAGCGCCTGGGCGTCCCGCAGGTCACCCTTCTGTCGGAGGTCTCCGTCGAGGACGGCACCGTCAAGGGCCGTCGGGACGGCGACACGGCCAGTGAGCAGCTTCAGGCGCAGCTCCCGGCGGTCGTGTCCGTCACCGACCAGTCGGGCGAGGCTCGCTACCCGTCCTTCAAGGGCATCATGGCGGCCAAGAAGAAGCCGGTTCAGTCCTGGGACCTGTCCGACCTGGACATCGAGGCCGAAGAGGTCGGCCTGGACGGCGCGTTCACCAAGGTGGAGTCCGCGGCCGAGCGCCCGGCCCGGTCGGCCGGCACCATCGTCAAGGACGAGGGCGAGGGCGGCAAGCAGCTCGCTGAGTTCCTCGCGAGCCAGAAGTTCATCTAAGGGCTCACCCCCGCTGACCGCCCCTCAACTTCGTTACGCAGGAGAGCAATCCCATGGCTGAAGTCCTCGTCTACGTCGACCACGTGGACGGCGCCGTCCGCAAGCCCACCCTGGAGCTGCTGACCCTGGCCCGCCGCATCGGCGAGCCCGTCGCCGTCGCCCTCGGCAACGGTGCCGCCGACACCGCCGCCACGCTCGCTGAGCACGGCGCGGTGAAGGTCCTCACCCACGACGCGCCCGAGTATGCCGCGTACCTCGTCGTGCCGAAGGTGGACGCCCTGCAGGCCGCCCACGAGGCCGTCGCCCCGGCCGCCGTGCTGGTCCCGTCCTCCGTCGAGGGCAAGGAGATCGCCGCCCGCCTGGCGCTGCGCATCGGGTCCGGCATCATCACCGACGCCGTCGACCTGGAAGCGGGTGACGAGGGCGGCCCGGTGGCCACCCAGTCGGTGTTCGCCGCCTCCTTCACCACCAAGTCCCGGGTCGTCAAGGGCACCCCGGTCATCACGGTCAAGCCGAACAGCGCGGCCGTTGAGGCGGCCCCGGCCGCCGGTGCCGTGGAGGGCCTGTCGGTGACCTTCTCCGCCCAGGCGACCGGCACCCAGGTCACCGGCCGTACGCCGCGTGAGTCGACGGGCCGTCCGGAGCTGACCGAGGCCGCGATCGTGGTCTCCGGTGGCCGCGGTGTGAACGGCGCGGAGAACTTCGCGATCATCGAGGCGCTGGCCGACCAGCTCGGCGCGGCTGTGGGTGCCTCGCGTGCCGCGGTGGATGCCGGCTGGTACCCGCACACCAACCAGGTCGGCCAGACGGGCAAGTCGGTCTCGCCGCAGCTCTACATCGCCAACGGCATCTCCGGTGCGATCCAGCACCGCGCCGGTATGCAGACCTCGAAGACGATCGTGGCCGTCAACAAGGACGCCGAGGCCCCGATCTTCGAGCTGGTCGACTACGGCGTTGTCGGCGACCTCTTCGACGTCGTCCCGCAGCTGACCGAGGAGATCAAGACCCGCAAGGGCTGATACCCCGCCCCGCCCCCAAGGCGTACGAGGCCCCTGTGACCGGTGTGGTCACAGGGGCCTCGGTGCATCCTGGTGGCGGCGCGCGGGAATCCGGGCTGGTACGGGCCGTGTCCGACGGGTGTTGACCGGTGTCCGGACGGGTGTTGACCAGTGAGAATGACCCGGATAACTTCATTCTACGGATTGTTGATTCCGTACAGTGGAAATTGGAGGGTGTGGGATGGGTCAGCAGGAAAAGGTGGCGACGAGTCTCGCGGGCGCCGTCAGCGAGGAGATCAACGCCTCCCTCGCACCGGTCGATGCGGAGCTGGAGCGCCGCTACCCGGGGGACCCGGGGACCCGCCAGCCCGTCCACACCGTCTACGTCCCCGGTGACGTGTTCGCCGCCGGTACCGTCCGTTCCTGGGGCGACCAGGCCCTCGCACTCCTGGACCGGCACGCCCCCGACGCCACCTCCTTCGCGGCTGTCCTCGGCCTCGCCGGCGAACTCGCCGAACCGGTCTACTCCCGCGTCCGCGCCAAGCTGGAGAGTGAGCCCATCGAGGACCTGCGCGTCGACTTCGAGGACGGCTACGGTCCCCGCCCCGACGCCGAGGAGGACGAGGCAGCCGCGCGCGCCGCCCGCATCATCGCCGAGGCCTGCCGCAACGGTTCGGCGGCGCCCTATATGGGCATTCGCACGAAGTGCATGGAAGCCGCCGTGCGTGACCGGGGCATCCGCACCCTCGACGTCTTCCTCACCGGTCTGATGGCGGCCGGCGGTCTACCCGAGGGACTGGTCATCACCCTGCCGAAGGTGACGTACCCCGAGCAGGTGAGCGCCTTCGTGCGACTGCTGGAAGCCTTCGAGGAGGCGCACGGACTCGACGCCGGTCGTCTGGGCTTCGAGATCCAGATCGAGACCAGCCAAGCCATCCTCGCGGCGGACGGAACCGCTGCGGTCGCCCGCATGATCCAGGCGTCCGAAGGCCGGGCCACCGGGCTCCACTACGGAACCTTCGACTACAGCGCCTGCCTCGGCGTCTCCGCCGCCTATCAGGCCAGTGACCACCCAGCCGCTGACCACGCCAAGGCGGTCATGCAGGTGGCTGCCGCGGGCACCGGCGTCCGCGTCTGCGACGGCTCCACCAACGTCCTTCCGGTCGGTCCGGCGGACAAGGTCCACGACGCCTGGCGGCTGCACTACGGCCTCACCCGCCGAGCCCTCGCCCGTGCCTACTACCAGGGGTGGGACATGCACCCCGGCCACATCCCCACCCGCTACGCCGCCGTCTTCGCGTTCTATCGCGAGGGCTTCGAGCAGGCGGCGGTCCGCCTGGCCCGCTACGCGGGCCACGTCGGCGGCGACGTCATGGACGAGCCCGCCACCGCCAAGGCGCTCAGCGGCTACCTGCTGCGCGGGCTGGATTGTGGAGCCCTCGACATCGCCGAGGTCGCGCGCCTGACCGGTCTGGCCCGGGCCGACCTGGAGGCCTTCGCTGCCCCCCGCCGCGGTGACTTGACGGCCTCCGCGAAGTAGCGCGCCCGCCTCGGCCCCGGCCGCGTGACTTCGGGCCGACCGGCGCCGGGGAGCACGGACCGGGCCCGAGAGCCGGTATCGCTGGAGCCGGGTCGGGGTGCGCGCCGGTGCTGGGGCTTTTCTGGTCCGCTGGCCGCCGCCGTACGGCTCACCCGGCCGGTGACAGCTCGCCCGAGCCGCGAGTGATCAGCCGGGTGGGCAACTCGATGCGCTCCGGAGTGACGAGGGTGCCGTCCAACTGGCGGAAGAGACGTTCGGCGGCCGTCCGGCCCAGGGCCGCAGCGTCCTGCGCGACGACCGTGACGCCGGGCTGGAGCAGATCGGCCAGTTCGATGTCGTCGAAACCGACCAGGGCGACCTGCCGGGAGTGTTCGGCGAGGACCCGGATCACGGTGACCGTCACCCGGTTGTTGCCGGTGAAGACCGCGGTGACCGGATCACGGTCGCAGAGCATCGCCTCTGCCTCCCGGCGCACCCGCTCCGGACTCGTCGCCCCGAGGGACATCCAGTGTTCCGCGACGGGTATGTCCGCGTCCGCCATGGCCGCCTGGTAGCCGCGCAGCCGCTCGGCCGCAGTGTGGATGCGGGGCATGTCGCCGATGAACCCGATCCGCCGGTGCCCGTGCGCGATCAGGTGAGCCACGCCGTCGCGGGCACCGCCGTAGTTGTCGGACAGCACCACGTCGGCGTCGATCCGTCCGGCCGGACGGTCCACGAACACCGTCGCCACACCGGCCCTGATCTCGGGCTCCAGATAGCGGTGGTCGCTCCCGGCCGGGATGACCACCAGTCCGTCCACCCGCCGCGCACACAGGGCGAGCGCAAGCTCTTGTTCGCGCTCCGGATCCTCCGCACTGGAGCCGTTGATCAGCAGGGCGCCGTGAGCGCGGGCCACCTCCTCCACGGCCCGGCTGAGCGGGCCGTAGAACGGGTCGGCGAGATCCTCCAGGACCAGGCCTATGCTCGCGGTACGCCCCTTGCGCAACACCCTGGCGCTGTCGTTGCGGCGGAACCCGAGAGCGTCGATCGCCTCCTGCACCCGGCGTTCGGTGTCCGGAGTGACCCCGGGCTCGCCGTTGACCACCCGGGAGACCGTCTTGAGCCCGACTCCAGCCCGGGCCGCCACGTCCTTCATCGTCGGGCGGTTGCCGTAGCGGGTCCCCGGTGGGCGGTCTGCGCCGCGGGTTATCTCGGGCACGATGCGCTGTCCTGTCTCTCGTCCGTCCGGCCCGTGGGGGGATGTCCCCTCAGGGGGGAATTGCGTCCCCCTCGTGGTGGTGCGCCGGCTCGCGGGCTTGTATGTGTATCAGGATGTGCCGTCGAGCATAGAGCCTGGACAACGTTGTCAGATGCGAGAGAGACTGTCCACCACTGTCTCCGGCCTGCGCCCCCACCGCTTGACCGGCTTTTCTTCGTTCGGTTCTCAAGCTTCAACGGGGAGTCTGACTCTGATGCATACCGATTTCGTGGCGGCCCTGGACATCGGCGGCACCAAGATCGCCGGCGCGCTGGTGGACGCGGGCGGGCGGATCCTGACGCGGGCTCAGCGCCCCACCCCCGCCCAGCAGGACGGCGAAACGGTCATGCAGGCCGTCGAGGAGGTGCTCGGCGAGCTCGCCGGTTCGCCCCTGTGGGGACGAGCAGGTTCGATCGGTATCGGTAGCGCGGGCCCGGTGGACGCCTCAGCAGGCACCGTCAGTCCGGTGAACGTGCCCGGCTGGCGTGAATTTCCCCTGGTCGAGCGGGTAGGTGCGGTCACCGGTGGCCGCCCCGTCGAGCTGATCGGCGATGGTGTGGCCATCACGGCGGCCGAGCACTGGCAGGGCGCGGCCCGCGGCCACGACAACGCGCTGTGCATGGTGGTCTCGACCGGTGTCGGCGGCGGGCTGGTCCTCAATGGTGAGTTGCACCCCGGCCCGACCGGCAATGCTGGGCACATCGGTCACATCAGCGTCGACCTCGACGGCGATCCCTGCCCGTGCGGCTCGCGCGGCTGCGTGGAGCGCATCGCCAGTGGGCCCCACATCGCCCGGCGCGCCCTGGAACAGGGCTGGCGCCCGGGAGCCGGCGGTGACACCTCTGCCGCTGCGGTGGCTGCCGCCGCCCGTGAGGGCGATGCAGTCGCCTTGGCCTCCTTCGAGCGTGCCGCGCAGGCACTGGCCGCCGGTATCGCGGCCACCGCAACCTTGGTCGAGATCGACATCGCGGTGATCGGCGGGGGCGTCGGCAAGGCCGGTGACATCCTCTTCACACCGCTGCGCAAAGCCCTCACCGACTACGCGACCCTGTCCTTCGTGCAGCGGCTGACGGTCGTGCCCGCGCAGATGGGCACTGACGCGGGTCTCGTCGGTGCTGCCGCGGCGGCGCTGGCCCGTAGGCCGGACCCGGCCGCGGTGGGCTTCTGATCCAGGGGTGCGCCGGCTCGGCGGGGGTCCGCCCTGCCAGCATGGTCTGAGCGGCCGCCGCTTCGCCGGCGCGGCCTTGCCCTCGCCTCGCAGCCCTCGCGACGATGAGCCGGGGCACCCCGGTCGGTGCCCGTCGTGGCCTCCTGGACACGCCAGCAACCCCGTGCTGTGGTGGAGCCGGATCCGGTGGCACGGGGTCGTTGAGAGGACGAGTCCGGCGTCACGCTGTGTCGCCGGATCCGCCCCAGCTACCGGACCGGATACGAAACCGGGGCGAGCCCCGTGACTCCCGGCGGTTTCCGTAGTTGATCAGCGCATGAAGAAGCGCAGCATGCTCGCCATCGCCACCCTGACCGCCGGATTCGTCGTCGCGGCGGTCACCCCGTCCCATGCCGCGGACGACGGAGTCCTCGGTGACCTCAAGGTCTCGGACACCCTCGGCACGGCTGGTCATCTGGTCAGCCAGGACAGCCTGGCCGTTGACGACGACGCCCTTGGCCAGGAATAGCCCCACGGCGTACGGCGTGCGTGCCGGTGTCCCGTGGTAAGAGGGCATCGCCGCCCCCCTCCGTACGGGCGCCCTCACCGGGACAGGGTTTCCGTGGCAGAGTGAAACGGGCAAGCCACAGGGGGCCAACAGAAGAGGGGGAGTCAGTGACCGTCGTCTGGATCAACGGCGCGTTCGGTGCGGGGAAGACCACGACCGCACGGGAGCTGATCGAGCTGATCCCGCACAGCACGCTCTTCGACCCCGAGATAGTCGGCGCGGCGCTTGCGCACCTGCTGCCGGCCAAGCGCGTCGCCGAGGCCGGTGACCTCCAGGAGCTGCCGATCTGGCGCCGACTCGTGGTGGACACGGCCGCCGGGATGCTGGCCGAACTGGGCGGTACCCTCGTCGTGCCCATGACCGTGTTCCGTCAGGAGTACCGGGATGAGATCTTCGGCGGCCTCGCCGCCCGGAGGATTCCGGTGCACCATCTTCTGCTCACCCCGGCCGAAACGATCCTGCGCGAGCGCGCCGCCCAGCGGGAGGCGCCGCCGGACCCGCACTGGGGTGGGGCACGGGAGCGGCAGTGGTCGGACGAACAGATGGATGCCTACCGCGCCGCCCTCGCCTCCTGGCTCACGGCCGACGCCCATCTCGTGGACAACAGCGCTCTCACCTCCCGCGAGACGGCGGTCCGCATAGCCGACTCCGTCGGCAGCGGTGCTGTACCCGCCTGTGACATCGTGCAGACCCCGGAGCCGACCGCTGAGACGCTCGCCGCCGGCGTCCTCCTCTTCGACGAGCACGATCGGGTGCTGCTCGTGGACCCCACCTACAAGCCCGGCTGGGAGTTTCCCGGCGGGGTGGTGGAACCCGGGGAGGCCCCGGCTCGTGCGGGCATACGCGAGGTCGCCGAGGAGACCGGGATACGGTTGCGGGAGGTGCCCCGGCTGCTCGTCGTCGACTGGGAGCGGCCCGCGCCGCCCGGCTTCGGCGGGCTGCGCCTGCTGTTCGACGGTGGCCGGCTGGGATCTGCCGAGGCCTCCGGAGTGCTGTTGCCGGGGCCGGAGCTGCGGGCGTGGCGCTTCGCCAGCGAGCAGGAGGCCGCCGAGATGCTCCCGCCGGTCCGCTACGAGCGTTTGCGCTGGGCCCTGCGGGCCCGCGAGCGGGGCACTGCGCTCTACCTGGAGGCTGGAGTGCCGGTCGGATGACCTCCCGGCGCCGCAGATCCGTCGCTGCGGTAGTGCTGGAGCCCCTCCGGTAGGGCCGCGACACGGGTGCGGACGGCCGGCTCCGCGCGCTCCAGGCGGTCGTCCCTCGGCCTCCTTCCCGCACCCGGCAAGTGAGCTGCTTGATCACCCGCCGGCATGACTGTCGCTCTCCGCCGAAGGCATGACCTGGGGGTGGTCTGGTAAGTCGGCGGGCCCCCGGAAGACGGCGTCGCAGACGCTGATGGTCGCCCTCCGACACACCGGTGACCGCAGCCGGCGGCACCGGCGTTCCCCTGGACAGTTGCCCGGCCGCCGCCGCGTGGATCGACAGCTCCCACTCCTCGAACCGCCGGGGTGTGCTGCGTGGTTCCCCACGGACGAACGGCGCGTCCAGGCGGAGCCCAGTACGTCGGCGCCGCTCAGTGCGGCGAACTCGCCTGCCCTGCCCGCGTGCTCCGCGCGGAAGTGGGTCGACACGATCTGCCGCACGTCACCAGGCACGTGCCCCAGGGCGCTGGCCGCGTCGCAGATCTTCCGGCCGGAACCCATCGGGCCCGCGTCGGTCAGCGTCAACTCATGGTCGCTGCGCCAGAGATAGGCCTGGCCGACGGGGAAGCACAGCAGGTGGAGGTGGGGGAGCAGGTCGATGACGTGCATGTGCTGACCGTAGGAGGGCCCTGCCGGGGGCGAGGACCCTCTGCTACGGGCAGAAGGTTCAGCCCGCCGCGTAGTTGCGCAGGAAGAGCGCCTCGGCGACCGACAGCCGCTCCAGTTCCTGCGGCGACACGCTCTCGTTGAGTGCGTGGATCTGCGCCTCCGGCTCGCTCAGGCCGATGAGCAGGATCTCGGCCTGCGGGTACAGCCCGGCGAGGGTGCTGCACAGCGGGATGGAGCCGCCCTGGCCGGCGTACTGCATGGTCTCGCCGGGGTAGGCCACCGTCATTGCGTCGGCCATTGCCCGATAGGCCGGGCTTTCGGTGTCGGCCCGGAAGGCCTGGCCCTGGCCGATCTGTTCGGTGGTGACCCGGGCACCCCACGGTGTGTGCGCTTCCACGTGCGCCTGGAGCAGCTTGGTCGCCGCCACTGCGTCCGCACCCGGCGGCACCCGCAGGCTGATCAAGGCACGGGCAGTGGACTGCACTGACGGGGTGGCCCCCACCACCGGCGGGCAGTCGATGCCGAGGACCGTGACCGCCGGGCGTGCCCAGATGCGGTCGGCGACCGAACCCTCGCCGATCAGCTGCACGCCGTCCAGCACTTTGGCGTCCGTGCGGAACTGGTCTTCGGTGTACTCCAGGCCCTCCCACACGGCGGTGGCGTCCAGCCCGTCGATGGTGGTGGAGCCGTCATCGGTGCGCAGCGAGTCAAGGACGCGGATCAGCGCGGCGAGAGCGTCCGGCGCGGCGCCGCCAAACTGGCCCGAGTGCAGGTTGCCGGCCAGGGTGTCGATCTGCACCCGGATCAGGGTCATGCCGCGCAAGGTGGTGGTGACCGTCGGCAGGCCGACGCGGAAGTTGCCCGTGTCGCCGATGACGATCGTGTCCGCCGCCAGTAGCTCGGGGTGCTGCTCAGCGTACTGCTCGAGGCCCCCCGTGCCCTGCTCCTCCGAGCCCTCCACGATCACCTTCACGTGCACGGGGACGCCGCCGTTCGCCTTGAGGGCGCGCAGCGCGAGCAGGTGCATGACCAGTCCGCCCTTGCAGTCGGCGGAGCCACGGCCGTACCAGCGGCCGTCCCGCTCGGTCAGCTCGAACGGTGGGGTGGCCCAGCCGGCCTCGTCCAGCGGCGGCTGAACGTCGTAGTGAGCATAGAGAAGAACTGTCTTCGCACCCTCGGGGCCGGGCAGGTAGCCGTAGACGGACTGAGTGCCGTCGGGAGTGTCCAGCAAGGCCACGTCGACGAAGCCCTCGGCGCGCAGCGCGTCGGCGATCCAATTCGCGGCGGCCTCGCTCTCGCTCTTCGGGAACTGTTCGAAGTCCGCCACCGACTTGAAGGCGACCAGCTCGGTCAGCTCCGCCTTCGCCCGGGGTAGTAGCGAGGCGACGGTCTCGGCGACCGGATTCGACGACATGGGCACGCTCCTTGTGGGTGCGACGTTGAACGCGTGGGTTTCCCGATCCTCCCACAGTGGCCTGCGGTGACGGCCGCCGTAGGATGCGGGGGACACTACGGCAGCGGCTTGATCGGAGCAGTAGACCATCGTGAGCGGCGAGAACTCTTCGGCGGAGGACGTGCAACGGGTGTGGGACGTCGTCGTGGTGGGCGCGGGGCCTGCGGGGGCCTCCGCCGCCTATGCGGCGGCGGTTGCCGGACGGCGGGTGTTGTTGCTGGAGAAAGCCGATCTCCCCCGGTACAAAACCTGCGGCGGTGGCATCATCGGCCCTTCGCGCGACGCGCTGCCGCCCGGGTTCGAGCTTCCCTTCCGGGACCGGGTGCACGCGATCACCTTCTCGAACAACGGCCGCTTCACCCGCACCCGCCGTTCCAAGCAGATGCTGTTCGGGCTGATCAATCGTCCTGAATTCGACCAGCAGTTGGTCGAGCACGCTCAGAAGGCGGGCGCCGAGCTCCGCACGGGCGTTGCGGTTCAGCGGGTCGAGCAGCACGGCTCCGCGGTGCCGGACCGGCGCACCGTGGCGGTCGTCCTGCACGGCGGGGAGACGGTGCTGGCCCGTGCGGTCGTCGGCGCCGACGGCAGCGCCAGCCGCATAGGAGCTCACGTCGGTGTGAAGCTGGACCAGGTGGACCTTGGCTTGGAGGCTGAGATCCCGGTTCCGGAACCGGTCGCGGAGGACTGGAAGGGACGGGTCCTCATCGATTGGGGCCCGATGCCCGGAAGCTACGGTTGGGTGTTCCCCAAGGCCGACACGCTGACGGTCGGCGTGATCTCCGCGCGGGGCGAAGGCGCCGCCACCAAGCGCTACCTGGAGGATTTCATCGCCCGGCTGGGGCTGTCCGGTTTCGAGCCGGCCATCTCCTCGGGCCATCTGACCCGTTGCCGTGCCGACGACTCGCCGCTCTCCCGCGGACGGGTGCTGGTCTGCGGTGACGCGGCCGGGCTGCTGGAGCCGTGGACCCGTGAG contains:
- a CDS encoding flavin reductase family protein; this translates as MTATPELGAPQLASPDLLRSTFRRHAAGVAVITARGASGPVGFTATSLTSVSADPPLVSFGIGTGASSWPAVAASDHVGVHILGEHQSELAATFARSGADRFGAPTAWWEGPEGVPVLDDVLAWLVCRIVGRVPAGDHRIVLAEVVLGDPSGVGRPLLYHQGRFSGLRD
- a CDS encoding geranylgeranyl reductase family protein; the protein is MSGENSSAEDVQRVWDVVVVGAGPAGASAAYAAAVAGRRVLLLEKADLPRYKTCGGGIIGPSRDALPPGFELPFRDRVHAITFSNNGRFTRTRRSKQMLFGLINRPEFDQQLVEHAQKAGAELRTGVAVQRVEQHGSAVPDRRTVAVVLHGGETVLARAVVGADGSASRIGAHVGVKLDQVDLGLEAEIPVPEPVAEDWKGRVLIDWGPMPGSYGWVFPKADTLTVGVISARGEGAATKRYLEDFIARLGLSGFEPAISSGHLTRCRADDSPLSRGRVLVCGDAAGLLEPWTREGISFALRSGRLAGEWAVRIAEAHDAVDTRRQALNYAFAIKAGLGVEMSVGKRLLTAFEKRPGLFHAALTGFRPAWRAFKGVTQGSTSLGELVRTRPFAQRALTALDREPVVAAEDAVSS
- a CDS encoding electron transfer flavoprotein subunit alpha/FixB family protein, with translation MAEVLVYVDHVDGAVRKPTLELLTLARRIGEPVAVALGNGAADTAATLAEHGAVKVLTHDAPEYAAYLVVPKVDALQAAHEAVAPAAVLVPSSVEGKEIAARLALRIGSGIITDAVDLEAGDEGGPVATQSVFAASFTTKSRVVKGTPVITVKPNSAAVEAAPAAGAVEGLSVTFSAQATGTQVTGRTPRESTGRPELTEAAIVVSGGRGVNGAENFAIIEALADQLGAAVGASRAAVDAGWYPHTNQVGQTGKSVSPQLYIANGISGAIQHRAGMQTSKTIVAVNKDAEAPIFELVDYGVVGDLFDVVPQLTEEIKTRKG
- a CDS encoding LacI family DNA-binding transcriptional regulator, with the protein product MPEITRGADRPPGTRYGNRPTMKDVAARAGVGLKTVSRVVNGEPGVTPDTERRVQEAIDALGFRRNDSARVLRKGRTASIGLVLEDLADPFYGPLSRAVEEVARAHGALLINGSSAEDPEREQELALALCARRVDGLVVIPAGSDHRYLEPEIRAGVATVFVDRPAGRIDADVVLSDNYGGARDGVAHLIAHGHRRIGFIGDMPRIHTAAERLRGYQAAMADADIPVAEHWMSLGATSPERVRREAEAMLCDRDPVTAVFTGNNRVTVTVIRVLAEHSRQVALVGFDDIELADLLQPGVTVVAQDAAALGRTAAERLFRQLDGTLVTPERIELPTRLITRGSGELSPAG
- a CDS encoding NUDIX hydrolase, with amino-acid sequence MTVVWINGAFGAGKTTTARELIELIPHSTLFDPEIVGAALAHLLPAKRVAEAGDLQELPIWRRLVVDTAAGMLAELGGTLVVPMTVFRQEYRDEIFGGLAARRIPVHHLLLTPAETILRERAAQREAPPDPHWGGARERQWSDEQMDAYRAALASWLTADAHLVDNSALTSRETAVRIADSVGSGAVPACDIVQTPEPTAETLAAGVLLFDEHDRVLLVDPTYKPGWEFPGGVVEPGEAPARAGIREVAEETGIRLREVPRLLVVDWERPAPPGFGGLRLLFDGGRLGSAEASGVLLPGPELRAWRFASEQEAAEMLPPVRYERLRWALRARERGTALYLEAGVPVG
- a CDS encoding DUF6986 family protein; translation: MGQQEKVATSLAGAVSEEINASLAPVDAELERRYPGDPGTRQPVHTVYVPGDVFAAGTVRSWGDQALALLDRHAPDATSFAAVLGLAGELAEPVYSRVRAKLESEPIEDLRVDFEDGYGPRPDAEEDEAAARAARIIAEACRNGSAAPYMGIRTKCMEAAVRDRGIRTLDVFLTGLMAAGGLPEGLVITLPKVTYPEQVSAFVRLLEAFEEAHGLDAGRLGFEIQIETSQAILAADGTAAVARMIQASEGRATGLHYGTFDYSACLGVSAAYQASDHPAADHAKAVMQVAAAGTGVRVCDGSTNVLPVGPADKVHDAWRLHYGLTRRALARAYYQGWDMHPGHIPTRYAAVFAFYREGFEQAAVRLARYAGHVGGDVMDEPATAKALSGYLLRGLDCGALDIAEVARLTGLARADLEAFAAPRRGDLTASAK
- a CDS encoding putative leader peptide, translating into MPIELLLHGRVHVDLGRTASACCPGC
- a CDS encoding ROK family protein produces the protein MHTDFVAALDIGGTKIAGALVDAGGRILTRAQRPTPAQQDGETVMQAVEEVLGELAGSPLWGRAGSIGIGSAGPVDASAGTVSPVNVPGWREFPLVERVGAVTGGRPVELIGDGVAITAAEHWQGAARGHDNALCMVVSTGVGGGLVLNGELHPGPTGNAGHIGHISVDLDGDPCPCGSRGCVERIASGPHIARRALEQGWRPGAGGDTSAAAVAAAAREGDAVALASFERAAQALAAGIAATATLVEIDIAVIGGGVGKAGDILFTPLRKALTDYATLSFVQRLTVVPAQMGTDAGLVGAAAAALARRPDPAAVGF
- a CDS encoding TlpA family protein disulfide reductase, producing the protein MLVPRIGWANGRVLVRGRGDGERLGAAELGGELGERATLVQFSSAFCAPCRATRRVLGEVAAMVAGVNCVDVDAEARLDLVRELGIRKTPTVLVLDADGRVVRRAAGLPRKADVIAALGEAV
- a CDS encoding electron transfer flavoprotein subunit beta/FixA family protein gives rise to the protein MSLRIVVTVKYVPDATGDRHFADDLTVDRDDVDGLLSELDEYAVEQALQIAEGRRDEGGDAEVTVVTIGPEDAKDALRKALSMGADKAIHVEDDDLHGTDVIGTSLVLAKAIEKAGFDLVVSGMASTDGTMGVVPALVAERLGVPQVTLLSEVSVEDGTVKGRRDGDTASEQLQAQLPAVVSVTDQSGEARYPSFKGIMAAKKKPVQSWDLSDLDIEAEEVGLDGAFTKVESAAERPARSAGTIVKDEGEGGKQLAEFLASQKFI
- a CDS encoding dipeptidase; translation: MSSNPVAETVASLLPRAKAELTELVAFKSVADFEQFPKSESEAAANWIADALRAEGFVDVALLDTPDGTQSVYGYLPGPEGAKTVLLYAHYDVQPPLDEAGWATPPFELTERDGRWYGRGSADCKGGLVMHLLALRALKANGGVPVHVKVIVEGSEEQGTGGLEQYAEQHPELLAADTIVIGDTGNFRVGLPTVTTTLRGMTLIRVQIDTLAGNLHSGQFGGAAPDALAALIRVLDSLRTDDGSTTIDGLDATAVWEGLEYTEDQFRTDAKVLDGVQLIGEGSVADRIWARPAVTVLGIDCPPVVGATPSVQSTARALISLRVPPGADAVAATKLLQAHVEAHTPWGARVTTEQIGQGQAFRADTESPAYRAMADAMTVAYPGETMQYAGQGGSIPLCSTLAGLYPQAEILLIGLSEPEAQIHALNESVSPQELERLSVAEALFLRNYAAG